In one window of Nocardioides panacisoli DNA:
- a CDS encoding GNAT family N-acetyltransferase, with translation MSAPALPAAITTQRLALPLWDAATVTALREGGRLDHWHPEFPRREDVDAAGLWREGDPWGPRSVVSLRTGAVMGSVGFFGPPEPAADDVPEVEVGFGLVPTARGHGAMTEALAALLPLADAAGVRVPARVRPENRVALRLLTVRGFTDVRASGDDDTLVLVRPRG, from the coding sequence GTGTCCGCACCTGCCCTGCCCGCGGCGATCACCACCCAGCGCCTCGCCCTGCCGCTGTGGGACGCGGCCACCGTCACCGCCCTGCGCGAGGGCGGCCGCCTCGACCACTGGCACCCGGAGTTCCCGCGCCGCGAGGACGTCGACGCCGCCGGCCTGTGGCGCGAGGGTGACCCCTGGGGCCCGCGCTCGGTGGTGTCGCTGCGCACCGGCGCCGTCATGGGATCGGTCGGCTTCTTCGGCCCGCCCGAGCCGGCCGCGGACGACGTACCCGAGGTCGAGGTCGGGTTCGGCCTGGTCCCGACCGCACGCGGACACGGCGCGATGACCGAGGCGCTCGCCGCGCTGCTGCCGCTGGCCGATGCGGCCGGCGTACGTGTCCCTGCCCGGGTGCGGCCCGAGAACCGCGTGGCGCTGCGGCTGCTGACGGTGCGCGGCTTCACCGACGTCCGCGCCTCCGGCGACGACGACACCCTGGTGCTGGTCCGTCCACGCGGGTGA
- a CDS encoding GNAT family N-acetyltransferase, producing MQVRPATEADVDAIGTIYAHHVRTGHATFELEPPPRERWLDKLTSDHPGDHFLLAEEGQDLLGYAYSGAYRDRAAYTNTRETTVYLAPDATGRGVGRALYDALLAELERAGVHTALAGVALPNDASEALHRACGFERLGVMRAVGRKFDRWIDVAWWQRMLGDDATRVGE from the coding sequence GTGCAGGTCCGACCCGCGACCGAGGCCGACGTCGACGCCATCGGCACGATCTACGCCCATCACGTGCGCACCGGCCACGCCACCTTCGAGCTCGAGCCACCGCCGCGCGAGCGCTGGCTCGACAAGCTCACCAGCGACCACCCCGGCGACCACTTCCTCCTCGCCGAAGAGGGCCAGGACCTGCTCGGCTACGCCTACTCCGGCGCCTACCGCGACCGGGCGGCGTACACGAACACCCGCGAGACGACCGTCTACCTCGCCCCGGACGCGACCGGCCGCGGCGTCGGGCGCGCGTTGTACGACGCCCTGCTCGCCGAGCTCGAACGCGCCGGCGTCCACACGGCCCTGGCCGGCGTCGCGCTGCCCAACGACGCCAGCGAGGCCCTGCATCGCGCCTGCGGCTTCGAACGGCTCGGCGTGATGCGCGCGGTCGGCCGCAAGTTCGACCGGTGGATCGACGTCGCCTGGTGGCAGCGCATGCTCGGCGACGACGCGACCCGCGTGGGGGAGTGA
- the purD gene encoding phosphoribosylamine--glycine ligase, with translation MTTELTVLVVGTGGREHALVRALAADPAVTALHAAPGNPGMATDATLHAVDPLDGGALVALAQQVGADLVVIGPEAPLVAGVADDLRGAGIAVFGPDRAAAELEGSKAFAKEVMAAAGVPTARARTCHDPEETAAALDEFGTPYVVKDDALAAGKGVVVTSDRDEALAHAEACGRVVVEEFLHGPEVSLFAVCDGTTAYALQPAQDFKRIFDGGRGPNTGGMGSYSPLPWAPQDLATTVIDDIVQPTLDEMRTRGAPFIGCLYVGLALTDAGPRVIEFNARFGDPDVQPVLALLDSPLGQLLHAAAHGRLAEVPAPRFRDGAAVSVVLASAGYPESSSKGDVITGVGRANGVSDVDVIHAGTALTGSDDSQQLVTAGGRVLSVRAVGYDVADARTRAYAAADLIAFDGLQRRTDIAAEPLGVVEGAAALEP, from the coding sequence GTGACGACTGAACTCACCGTCCTCGTCGTCGGCACCGGCGGCCGGGAGCACGCGCTGGTCCGCGCGCTCGCTGCGGACCCGGCGGTGACCGCGCTGCACGCGGCTCCGGGCAATCCGGGCATGGCCACCGACGCCACGCTGCACGCCGTCGATCCGCTCGACGGGGGAGCGCTGGTCGCGCTCGCGCAGCAGGTTGGGGCCGACCTGGTCGTCATCGGCCCCGAGGCGCCGCTGGTGGCCGGCGTCGCCGACGACCTCCGCGGTGCCGGGATCGCGGTCTTCGGGCCCGATCGTGCCGCGGCAGAGCTGGAGGGCTCCAAGGCGTTCGCCAAGGAGGTCATGGCAGCCGCCGGCGTACCCACCGCCCGTGCTCGCACCTGCCACGACCCGGAGGAGACCGCCGCAGCGTTGGACGAGTTCGGCACGCCGTACGTCGTCAAGGACGACGCGCTGGCCGCCGGCAAGGGCGTCGTGGTCACCAGCGACCGCGACGAGGCCCTCGCCCACGCGGAGGCGTGCGGCCGCGTCGTGGTGGAGGAGTTCCTCCACGGCCCCGAGGTCTCGCTGTTCGCGGTCTGCGACGGCACCACGGCATACGCACTGCAGCCGGCGCAGGACTTCAAACGCATCTTCGACGGCGGCCGCGGCCCCAACACCGGCGGCATGGGCTCCTACAGCCCGCTGCCGTGGGCGCCGCAGGACCTCGCCACGACGGTGATCGACGACATCGTGCAGCCGACGCTGGACGAGATGCGCACCCGCGGCGCACCGTTCATCGGCTGCCTCTACGTCGGCCTCGCGCTCACCGACGCCGGTCCGCGCGTCATCGAGTTCAACGCCCGGTTCGGCGACCCCGACGTGCAGCCCGTCCTGGCGCTGCTCGACTCCCCACTGGGCCAACTGCTCCACGCCGCCGCCCACGGCCGGCTCGCCGAGGTCCCGGCACCGCGCTTCCGTGACGGCGCGGCCGTCAGCGTCGTGCTCGCCTCCGCCGGCTACCCCGAGTCCTCCTCCAAGGGCGACGTCATCACCGGCGTCGGCCGCGCGAACGGCGTCAGCGACGTCGACGTCATTCACGCCGGCACCGCGCTGACGGGGAGCGACGACTCGCAGCAACTGGTCACCGCCGGCGGGCGCGTGCTCTCCGTCCGCGCCGTCGGGTACGACGTCGCCGACGCCCGCACCCGCGCGTACGCCGCCGCGGACCTCATCGCCTTCGACGGCCTGCAGCGCCGCACCGACATCGCCGCCGAACCACTCGGCGTCGTCGAGGGCGCGGCAGCGCTGGAGCCCTGA